CTTTTCTGTCATAATCTACTAACCAAAACCACTTAACACGTTTTTCTGTTTCTACTTCTTCTTCGTGAGTTTCAAAACCCATACACCCAattaatcataacaataactataaaatTGATTTTAGGATTTAGTAACAAACGTAAATACTTGTATTGTGAATTCaatttaacaaaaaaataaaaaagaagtgaattgctgctgctgctgtcgtcgaagaaaaagaaaaaaaaattcttgCTTTTTGATTTTTAGAACGTTTTAGATAAACATTACAACACAaaatgtgttgcaaatcattcctataaactatcTCAATCATCATTTGGACTTGATTTACAACAGAGAACTCAAATTTAAtcgaagaacaattgttgacttttaaattttgaaactttgactcaaaaattcgtgatTAATACAACGAATTGGAACTTCAAATTTTGGAGAAAGATCgtttagaggattcctaacaactctacatttaaggattttgaaattcaatttggtTTCGAATATTTTGAAAAATAACCCAAGAACAGAGAtatatgaaaagaaaaaaaaaattgaattgctGTAAGTAACTGAATGAATTGATTTTACTTATAATGGAGCTATTGATAATGATATGATCGATAAATTACAAAATCGAAACCAGTGGAGAATAAAAAATGGATCATGATCAATCAGAAAAAGTAGTCACGAAgagggaaaaaaaaataaaaaggcagaTAATAAAAAAATGGAATAAGATATCATGATGGATAAAAAAATATAAGCTGAATCACGATCTCTAAAAAAATTAAAAGGCATATGTGGATCAAATAATGCAGGTCACGTTCtgtaaagaaaataaaaaaaaataaaaagtagattacctaatacctaattttattatctacattataattttaatattaataataagtatattaataataataataatactaatacttctaacattattgataaaaataataataatgtaaatagtaagaataatgatactttataataatattaataataatatcattaacaataataataataataataatagataaagatcataataataatgataatgataattataaaaatgataataatattagtattaatgataataataataatttaattctcaataataataataatgatactaatattattaatattgatagtaatattaatataataaaattaattaagtgtatcaaattttatatcaatatattattattgaaaataataatattgatataaatgttaagatttataataataataatgaaggtaataataattgtaaatgataatgatgagtgataataataatattaatataacaatttaatattaatacataattatttacaaataatagttcgtgaatcgtcagaattagtcgaggttaaatgaaatttatgaacacagttcaaaaattttgagattcagtttaactgaCTTTGATTATCGTATCTGAATTTATGAAATCATCTAAGTTAAAAATAAGACGAAATTTTCCGAGTcattatacaaattatatataatttaactaGAATGTACAATATAAAAAGTAAACAtaattgatttttatcaccatcagGATACGCAAACTGTATCGCAAAATGCCACGGAATTTGTTCAAAGTTATCATCAAATTCTGCCTCTTCAAACACTTCCCTTATAATTTCCTAGGTAGGCCTCGAATATTCACCCTGGTTATTGCGTCTTTTACGATGCATATTATTCTAGAGAACACCTGAGGGACCTGAAATGTCATATAATAGTGCATCCGATTCTTACAGCTCAAAGACTGAAAAAATGACATGAGGTGATGTTATGATTTCAGATTGCAATTGTGAGGATTTGCTAGGGGTACCAAACAATTTGGAGTCTGGGAGATCAACAAAATATGCCAAATCATCTTCCATTTTTAGTGTGTAAGTTTTAGTTTGTTTGAAAATGGTGAAGCAGAGGAGCTATTTTTAAGAAGTGAAAACTGATGTGCTAAATCTACTCTTAAATTTATTAAACAAAACAAACTAACTATTTACTAGCACACACTACAGGTTACAATCCTGATCACGGCAATAATAGGTACAAGACAACTTAAGTTCGTACCACAGAAAGTATGGTAATTCAGTTTTCTTATGGATGTCACGGTTGATTGGGAGGTTTTTATTAAAATAGCAATAAGTAAATAGCAAATAAACAATATAATAAAATGGTATTCACTTGGACTTTCACAATCCTCCTAGCTATTGATTAATCTTTGAAAATAGTACAGTTTAAATGACTCGTTCTTTAGTTCAAATATCTAGTTACTAAGTCAGACCAACTAGTAAATCGATATCCTAGCATAGACTAGGTTGATAATTATGACTAAGTGTTTGATTTAACTAGGTTCATTGAATCTCTAACTTCATAAACCGGGTAGAGATATAATATGTTGCAAAGGGCATCTAGATTCCAAGACTTAGGTGTATACTAGTCAATCTATTATCTTCAACTGGTTCGAATTCAATAATAAATATAACTACCTAGGTTGGCATACGGAGAAAACTAGTAAGAGGCAAGTATTCAGATTAACTAGGTTCATCAATCTTATCATTTACCTACACATACAATTTTATCTCAATCTCTAGACAAACAATGGATCTTTACTCAATCATAAGAATTCTAATCCAAAAAAGTTATAAAAGCATCTTGAAAATAGTTATTAAACCTAACTAGGGTTCAATTAAAGTAAAGATTGAATGTAAATAAGAAATACCTCAAAAATATTGAAGAACAAACGTTAGGATATTAGAATCCTTGAAGACTCGAAATAATACAACCTAACATCTAGAGAGAAAACCAACTAAAAACGTGAATAAACTGTATTGAAAAGTGATATACAACTCTACGAAGGACCCCTCTATATATAGgtgaaaaaccaaaaaaaaaaactcGAATTCTATTCGAACTGGCGGCTGTTGGTAATAGCCGGCGATTGTTTTCCAATTTAGCTGGCGGCTGGTGGTGATAGCCGACAACTCTTCTGACTCTTCTAGAATCTTCTCTGCCAAGCTGGCGGATGTTTCAATAGCCGGGAGCTCGAATTAGTTTCTTCCAATTTTTCGATCTTCAAACCTTTCTCATTATAGCCGCTGACCCTTTGGATAGCCGGGGGCTCTGTTGCATGAAGGCCGACGGCTGTTATAATACCCAGCGGCTCTTTTCCTCTGTGATGGATTTTTAAAATGATTTTCAATATGATAGATGACAACTGTAAAATATACGGGGGCTGTTTTTGCAGTCTTCGAAATTTCTTCATTCCTCATCCGTACTTAATCAAGCTTTGGACCTCTTGTCAACTTTAAACCTCTTTTAACATCAATTTTCATCACTTTTCTTAAAAAATCATGCTAACTACTCGAAACACATAAGACATTAATTGTTCATTAGAATAGAGCATAATTTAGCTTAAATAGGAATAATATCGCTTTGAATTGATTTGCAAAACATGTATAAAATAGGTGATATAAAACACGTTATCCTAAAAAAATAAACATGTCAAGAAATCTTATCAGAAAATATTAGACCGGATAAGATATAGTCGCAAGTTAACAATCTTGCGAACCTTGCGACTCGTAACTTTCTGACAGTTGCAAGTCGCAAGCTATGAGTTCTCGTCATGACCGTAAATTCCAGCTCGTGACTTGTAATTTCTAGAAAATTACCGATAAATCACGAGTCGCAAGGTCGCAGGATTACCTTATGATTTGTGAGGGTATTTTAACAATTACGTTATTTTTGGACGAATTTTTATAGTTTGTTTGGAAAATGGACGCTTTGGTCAATAGCCCTTTATTAAACCATTGTTAGCTAGAGGAAAACACTACAATTCTAGAAATTTGATCAATAAATTACGGCTACATTTTAATCGTTTGTCACAAGGCTTTAGTCGTCGTCTTCTTCAAGTTTCTGTTCTTCGGGATACACGACCATTATGTTGTCCGTATGGTTCACATGTTGTCCGTATGGTTCATACAAACATTGTAATTGTCTTGGCATCCAATGTATCAATAAGTACAAAAACAAAATGGTAGTTACTTTGGTATTAAACAATCATGGGATATAAGATTCTGCTCAAAAATATAAATAAGATGTTTTCTAAAAAATTTATAGAATGATCACATCACGACATAAAGGACCATGCGAAAAAAATTAATAtcgatagttaatattaaaattctataatgagtatgtcattattaggctaattcttttgttaaaaaaatcaaaaatcaaaagaaaaaaaatctaagcatgatgagtgatgtcattaatctaaataattttgaattaaaattaaatcttattaattaattattattattaaatcttattaataattattttaattattaatattaaataattttgaattattttaattaattattttgaattttgAATTAAGTACGAGAAAGTATAAAAAATAGATAGAAGGAAATCAATtccaaatttatattttaatttatacttttaaaataaaataacaaccaatattatctcttatgtttGGATGTGGatggtttaatatgcattttaggggtttgatgaaatgttcagctgacgagtttcttagtcggactctgtggtttcacgggtcattaaactaaatgactttagcatttacgttcacttaatacctaaaacatatcattaaactgtttcgtttaaacaaactcgtggttccacgggtcatttcactagtatgtaATTACTTAGCTATATCATCCGTATATGATCGATATAAGACAAAACTAtgcaaaaaaaaataacaattcgaTCGAAATGGATATTTGTtaatatttatgctaaactaaATGCTAAATATTTTAAGGGAAAAGCAAACTAGTGCTCTAAGAACACATGATAAGCACAATCAATGAAGTATACTGCTTAAAAAttaatgtaaattgtaattaatatttGTGTCGAGCATTTAAAGTGTCGAGCATTTAAAGTGTCGAGCAGTTAAAGTGATGAACAAAATGACCGGATACTGTTTGTAGTTATACAAAAATACTTGATGAATTAAACCAAGATATCGGTGTTACATATGTTAGTATATAGATTTATTCATTAACTGTAGTATCTTTATTTTAATGTAAGCTATGCATCTTGAGTACAACACAAACAGATAACAACAAAAAATACAACAATAAAATGAGGAAAAACTTAATTACTCAAACCTAAGGAACTTAAAGTCTCCCTCAATAAAGCTTTTCTTTCAATTCTTTATCAAAAGTTCAAAACACCAAAAGGTAGCTAACCCATTATCCCATTTTATGATGGAGCTAAGTCTAAGTTCGACTGTAATATGTTGTGTAGGGATGGTTGTGGTGATATATACATTGAAGTTTTTGGATTGGGTATGGTTGAAACCAAAGAAGATGGAGAAATGTCTAAGAGACCAAGGACTTAAGGGAACTACTTACAAGTTCTTATATGGAGATGTGAAGAAAATGGTGAAGATGATAACCGAATCAAACGTTAAACCTATAAACTTGACAGACGATATCGTGCCACGTGTTTTATCATTTGCTCATACCATGGTTACCACTTATGGTATGTGCGTCTTATGTTATCTTATTTTTTTGAAcatcgattgggatcacccgagggggactttaaccacccgttgcgatcatctcccgtttcgactatgccgatgcagcgataaaccccgcccccatcgctgcccgggaggaaaccttgaaaccgatccaagggcacggccaagtaaaacccccctcccctttaccccccaaacgatatgggaaaggtgccatgggtggatacttcatggcagagatgaaattgtgtttttaatatgtagccaacgggggtcgaactcctcacctcccctaaaggagtcaggccaccaaccgctggaccacatcacaacttcttaTCTTATCTTATCTTATCTTATCTTATATATTCTTTTATCGGCAAAACTAATCACGACCTTGTTATGCATGCTATAAGATCTATGAATTTTTCTTTTAACAAATTTGATGATTTAATTGGGATTTTGATTATTGATAGGTAAGAATTGCTTTACATGGATGGGTCCAAAGCCGATACTACACATAACCGATCCAACAATGAAAAAAGAGATGTTGGGAAATTATGAAGACTTTCAGAAGATAAGAGGAGGAAACCCGTTAACGAGGTTGCTAGTACAAGGGCTTGTGGTTGTCGAAGGTGATCAATGGGTGAAACACAGAAAGATAATTAACCCTGCTTTTCATGCAGAGAAGCTTAAGGTTGTACTTATATTAATTTACTACAGTATCAATTACTTAAAATCAAGTGTGATATATTCAACCTATTTGTGTCAATCTTTTTTGATGTTTTTACTCAGTAAATACGATATATGTGGTGTTTCTATATAGCATATGGTACCTGCGTTTTATGATAGTTGCAATGAGATGATCAACAAATGGGAAGAAACTTTTAAGGAAGAAAGTTCATGTGAAATTGACGTGTGGCCTCATCTACAAACCATGACCAGTGACGTAATTTCACGCACTGCATTTGGTAGCAGCTATGAGGAAGGAAGAAAGATATTTGAACTTCAACGAGAACAAGCTGACCTAGTAATAACGGCTTCTCGATCCATCTACATTCCAGGATCACGGTCAGTACATAATTTCAACAATATCTTGTGTATGATGACCTTATTTAAGGTTAAAAACAACATTTTTACTTTGGAGTTAATGATGTTTGGATTGTTTATAAATTTTTTAAGATTTTTGCCTACAAAAAACAACAAGAGGATAAAAGCAATTTACAAAGAAGTAAAGGACTTGGTAAGTAATATCATCAAAAAACGACTCATAGAAATGAAAGCAGGGAAAATTAGCAACGATGACCTCCTTGGCATATTATTGGATTCTAATTATAAAGAGGTGAAACAACATGGAAACGACAAATTTGGACTTAGTATTGATGACGTCATAGAAGAATGCAAGCTTTTCTACTTTGCAGGCCAAGAGACTACCGCAAATTTGCTTGTTTGGACTATGATTTTATTGGGTCAACACATAGATTGGCAAAATCGTGCAAGAGACGAAGTTTTAAAGGTCTTTGGTGATAGAAAACCAGACACTGATGGGTTAAGTCAGCTAAAGATCGTACGTTTTCCATTATTTGCACTTCTATAAGACATTTTTTCCGTTTTTATAATTTCTATTTTTTGATTCACAGATTAATATTATCTTCCTCGAGGTTCTTAGGCTTTACCCTCCAGTGGCAGCAATGTCACGAATGGTTCACAAAGAAACGAAATTAGGAAACATAATGTTGCCAGCAGGAACATTAATACAACTGCATACAATGCTTTCACATCATGATCCTAATATGTGGGGTGACGATGTGAAACATTTTAACCCAGAGAGATTCTCACAGGGGACGTTAAAAGCAACAAAGGGACAAACAATTTATTTCCCCTTTGGTGGGGGTCCACGTGTATGTATTGGACAAAATTTTTCTTTGTTGGAAGCTAAAATGATGCTAGCTATGGTTCTACTACGCTTCTCGTTTGAGCTCTCCCCGTCGTATTCACATGCTCCACGTACTATCGCCACACTTGTACCTCAATTTGGCGCACACTTAATCTTGCATAAGCGTTAATGGTTTGTAATAGTGTTCTTATACATGTTGGATAATGGTTACTATTAAGTTTATAATTTGTGTTTATGGAAGAATTCTTGAATCGGTGATGAATAATGGATGTAATGAATGTGAATGTGAAGATGAATTTGTATGAATCTATATTTCTGAATCTATGATTCTAGTTACATATTTTCAATCTTCCATAGATTTCAACATGCTAGGATTAGGTCTCACTATGTATTAGTGAGAGCTTTTGGTTAAAAGTGTCTAAGTGTGCAAGATTATGAAAAATATGTCATGGAGATGGTATTAATATTCTCATATACCATCTCCTTACATATCATATCAACACGAACTTACACTATAATTTAGGTTTAACATTCTCTTCCTTAATGTGAGTTGTAACCTATGCGTGAACTATTGAATATGATCTTGAATCTTCAAAATGAGATCTTTAACTTTCTTGATAACATTCTGTTGAGGTGAGACTTTGCATAAAAAGAAGAAGGAACAAGGTACATAGCAACCCCCACGGATCGCAATGGTGGTATCCCGGACCGCGACCTGCTATGTCAAAATGCAAAGAATGCAGTCGAGCTTTTGGTGATATGGGTTTTAAGACCCTCGCGGATCGTGAGTTGAGGCTCGCGAAACACGAGGTTGTTCGTGTTCAACAAGTCACATGGATTTGTTTCTTATTTTGTGTATCCTTATAGATTTAACCCTTAGCTTCTTGTAACTCTAACACCTACAAAAATTAACAGAATTTCTCTTTGGTTGGCCTTGGATTGAACTAATGGCAATATTGGACATAAGCACGTTAAAATTCCCCGTATTATTTACGTTTCTTGCATTTATTATTCATTTACTTAGAAATTATCTGTTTGCTATTGGTGGGATGATAATCTAGGGTTATCAAGTTCTTGTTGGGGCTCGCTTTATTCCTAACACATCCTTCCCTTTCATATGATAGACCAAGTCATGTGTTCAACTTTGAACTCAAACATTTTCGATAAAGCTCTTATTATCCTTGAAGTGCTTTCTTTGTCGATTGGATCTCCCAAACATTCCTGAAAACAAACTTTCTCAATAATATTTGATATATGAAGTTGCAGTGGAGTCAATAGTCGGTACGTTTGAGTATATAAAAATTCAATAACATAATTAGCTCTCAATTAACGATGAATCCTCGTTTAGTTAACTTACTGACTCCCCCTCAAACAACCATTATCTTCATCATCTATTGAAGAAGTGTTGAACTACTTTGAAAATTTGGCCTGGAAACATGAGAGTAGCTAACTGACATAATTTTCTTGAATAGTCTTTTTAAAACCATAGGTCTTGAACTTAGTTGTTCAAAGAACCATTTCAGAAATGCGGTCTTGAACTTAGTTGTCCAAGAACATTTCTAAATATAACTTTTCATTTTGAACTCCTTTATCAATCGTATGAAGTTTTCTCCCCCTCATATTTAACAATcacgtgtgaagacccgtcctaatccatccggacaaagtccatatcgattataaacgattcacaacagttggttacatcgcgaggtacttgacctctatatgatacattttacaaacattgtattcgattttaaaagacaaactttctttacaacgaaagttgacgacatgcataccatttcataatatatccaactataattgacttaatattaatcttgatgaactcgacgactcgaatgcaacgtcttttgaaatatgccatgaatgactccaagtaatatctcgaaaatgagcaaatgcacagcggaagatttctttcgtacctgagaataaacatgctttcaagtgtgtaccaaaaggttggtgagttcattagtttaacataaacaatcgtttccatcattttaatagaccacaagattttcatttctcataaataaacgtcccatgcatagagacaaaaatatcattcatatggattgaacacctggtaaccgacattcacaatatgtatataagaatatccccatcattccagaatcctccttcggacatgatataaattttcgaagtactaaagcatccggtactttggatggggcttgttgggcccgatagatctatctttagagttcgcgtcaattagggtgtctgttccctaattcttagattaccagacttaataaaaaggggcatatttgattcgat
This window of the Rutidosis leptorrhynchoides isolate AG116_Rl617_1_P2 chromosome 7, CSIRO_AGI_Rlap_v1, whole genome shotgun sequence genome carries:
- the LOC139857105 gene encoding cytochrome P450 CYP72A219-like is translated as MMELSLSSTVICCVGMVVVIYTLKFLDWVWLKPKKMEKCLRDQGLKGTTYKFLYGDVKKMVKMITESNVKPINLTDDIVPRVLSFAHTMVTTYGMCKNCFTWMGPKPILHITDPTMKKEMLGNYEDFQKIRGGNPLTRLLVQGLVVVEGDQWVKHRKIINPAFHAEKLKHMVPAFYDSCNEMINKWEETFKEESSCEIDVWPHLQTMTSDVISRTAFGSSYEEGRKIFELQREQADLVITASRSIYIPGSRFLPTKNNKRIKAIYKEVKDLVSNIIKKRLIEMKAGKISNDDLLGILLDSNYKEVKQHGNDKFGLSIDDVIEECKLFYFAGQETTANLLVWTMILLGQHIDWQNRARDEVLKVFGDRKPDTDGLSQLKIINIIFLEVLRLYPPVAAMSRMVHKETKLGNIMLPAGTLIQLHTMLSHHDPNMWGDDVKHFNPERFSQGTLKATKGQTIYFPFGGGPRVCIGQNFSLLEAKMMLAMVLLRFSFELSPSYSHAPRTIATLVPQFGAHLILHKR